AAGAACTGAATTATACAGGTATTTCATATTGATAATGATTGGCATTATGACGGATACAGAATATTACAcctatatatattacatgaatGTTTTGTGGCCAACACAAATACGCATTTGGCTCTCCTATGATGTCATGTTTTCAAGGACAAATTTTAAGTGGGCAAGTAGAGAtatattcaattttcatttattagGCAGCACTCTGCACTGCATTGTCTGAACTGTCTGTATGGTATATTACAtggtaaaatgaaatatcagtGTTTGTGGCCTATATTGtacatcacaatacatgtacatgtaagagtgGAAAAAGGCTTGTTTTCTGTTCTTGTATACAGATAAACAAATGCAATCACATTAATTCCCTTTTTCTTGGCTTGCCATGATACTGGCTTAGTTACTGGATTCTTTCAGTCTTATCtggtaaagtacatgtataatacaagtacaactgtatacagtatgtatagaATCTACATGAGTTTCAATCTCTTTTCCCGggaaacatatacaatgtacaagaaGCAATCAATTCACAAAAAATCCCTCATAACATGATTCAACCTGAGAACTACTGATTGTCCAGTTATCAAGTATTGCTgtaaaggtgaaaggtcactACAGCTATACCTTGCTTTACACAAAGACGCTGATTCCCAAGGTTACTGTTCTGAGAGTTTTTTATGATGCATATAAGAACAAAGTCAATATCATAATTGCAGTGGTTTTATGACACTCCAAGTTAAGGCAAACATTGATGATAGTTTAAACACTGCACTTCTACTGTACATTTCTCAGAAATTACActagtaaaatgataaaatagaccatatacatttgtacatgtataacttttaTTGTAGACATACTATTTACTGAAGTacatgactacatgtacagactATAAATTACTCTTTCAGTAGCTATGGAAATTCTAGTTTCATCAAACCATCATTCCAAAACTTTCTATATCCATTTTTCTATTAATCTGTCAGAAGGGATTAGGGGATGGAGTTATGGAGGGGTGGAGCTatggaggggtgggggtggggggtgattgtacattgtgtgtttacAAAGCCAACAGTACTAAAGCCTGGTAAGAGGCACAGTGAACATTCAGTTGCAAAATTAGAGGGCTCGTGTTGCTTCATTTTGACTTAGTAAGTCTATATATTCTGTTAAAGAAAATGTGTGGGGTCAAAAGTCAGTAACCTGCCTCCACCAATGTTCAAAGGTGACAATACTTTTATTAGCTCAAACAATGTCCTTCAAACAGCCAGAAAGGGAACAAATATTGATTGATGTAACAATATACTACTGTAAGTATATAAAGCAAACATTGGAAAGACaaaagttttacatgtaaaccacTCCCCTTGATACTGCTCTGAAGTATTACTCACGGAATCACAATTAAAAGTTGAATACCACaactgaaaatattcatgagtgTATACAAAGTAGGAGATACTTTTTGGAATAAAAAGTTCTGGTAAGATGGCAAGaattgtaatgaaatcattGATATAACATTAGGTTaccaagaaatgaaatattgaaacagTAATGAGTTACAAAAACATTTGACCTCTCGGCAACCCCACTtattttcaataactttttCTGCTACCAGTATTTTGAAgtgcatgtatttttttttaaaccccACTCTCATAACTTGCTAGCGACAGACATCACAAATCTAAATACCATTATGTCATACATGATTGCTGCCAAGTATTTGTAAATTACTGCATAACTGACCCAAGATTTGTAATAGTGGACTCCACCCATTCACACCCATGTTAATGTATTTTCTTGGGCAATTACTCACAATGTGTGAAGGGTAAACATTCCTTTGGGGACTCACGATCACGATTGTAATAACTTAAAATATCGATGCTTTGCGATATTAAATAAGTTTGATCTTATTTAGGGTGATCATGTGTACAATATGGTTTAGTGATCATATGTAGCAACAGAAGTATGTCAGGGCAGCTTATGTTCCGAATTAACGCTTCCGGATGGAAGCTGTGTAACACGCAATTCCCAGGGTGAGGGGCGTTCGGAGGGCTCGGGCAGTATTAATTTTCAATCATGCTGATCTGTGTAATAGTTAAAGTTAGAATATCATAACtatttatctgaaatttaaaaaaaatgctatACTCTTTGATGCCCTGTCACTTAGAGCGTAACATGGACTGGTGACACCTGTGAACTACCACAGAATGTTCACGATAACGTAATGCTGTTTAGCAAGTTAATGAGTATTTACATCACAGACCAGAACAAATAATCTCTCTGTTCGCGCTAAAAAACGCTTGATAGATTCCCTCCCTTCCTTACCTTTATCAACGGCCCGGATAAACTGTCCGTGTTGTCCCTTCTCGCCGTGTAGATTAAAGCCATAGCCCTTATCTCCCCGCGCCATGTAGCACAGGCGAGGTCTGGGAGCGTCATCTTCGGTACTCATGACTTACGTTACGTCGACAACAATATTCTACCTAATCCTGAGAATGTAGCACACGTAAAGGACAATCAACTCGACTATtgccccaaactactctaaacTTTGTAATGTGCAAGTAATATGCGAATTATTTTATACCGGTGTTGATTTTCTGGTAAAAATATCGCTGAAGCCACTTATCCTCACTCCAAGGTGCGCCAGCCAAGATGGCGATGTGGTTGGTTTACTCACGTGACCTAAAAATGCGGTTTCAAGATACTCCAAAAGATACGCCCCCATTCAGAATGATCGACGAAAGCAGACATAAAAGTCAACGTATGCGAGGAGTGGCGCTATAACGCCAGTCATCTCACTCGACCGTCCAACATTAAAACATAGACTAAAAGTTCATACAACTAAAATATAtccaaataaaaattaaaagtaaacaaaGTGCAACATACAATTATGATAAGAAATGGTCCTATCTCATGTGTACTAACAACAACTGAATATAgctatgtaataatgtatgatAGCATTCTGATTAAAATTCGGATCTCGATTCTTTTTataatacctttatttccttcttaatatattgttgtttgttcttgATTTTATAGGAGATCACTCCCAAAACTACAAAGTGAACCTAATCCGTGACAAATTTAGTCCACGTCAGTCGAAACGATGATATTTTTCACGGattgaaacccccccccccccccagcaatATTTGAAGGAATCGAATGTAAATAAAGGAATCACAAATGACTTCAAGAACAATATAGTCAGATCAGCACTTTCGCACGACTAACAGGATCTGAGGAACTTTATTATATATGGATACTTGTCCCTATATGAACTGAACTCagtgaactgaactgaactgaactgaacagaATCGAGCCTCTGACCCATTCCTATATTGGGCAAAATGCTTAGAATAGTaataaggccaaaaaagagagagaattgCTTCTGGTCAGAACAGTTTGtctaccagatgtaaactgaatgtcttccgtaagggcaaagttttgagattgtcgttcctacagacaattgttggaatacaacagaacatatgtaataagttattttttctcattgattgctatttgattgctgttagtgatctcctggccaaccacaacatgtactgtgacatttgttgagaatgtaaaaaaataataagcgcatcgtcgtaccactttagacaacatttcctgacgagaaactattttttcctttttagtggcctacaaatatgccaataatttattaaaactaaaagctacatcaataatatttgcaggacaagtgcgctttggtatcgcaaatgcatgtataaaattatattgaatttgaagtgtagggtctatagtTTGAGGCTAAAATTGACTTGCTTTTCCTCTACAGTAAAaaagaagacagacagacagacagacagacagacagacagacagacagacagacagacagacagacagacagacagacagacagacagacagacagacagacagacagacagacagacagacagacagacagacagacagacagacagacattattttgtatatgcCCTATATATTGTGTGCTAGGTTTCTGATCAAGATGAATGTGAACATTCCAGGCATTAGTTGCCACGTCTAAAGAAGCAGGGAGAGAGACCGAAAAATAATAATGCCACAtccctaaaaaaaaaaaaacacccaaaaaCCATCAGTATGAGTACATAAATTCCGTATATATCATGGTGCAAATACAATATACGATATTGTCACTGGAGACGCTTGAAACAGTTCACCAGGTCAAAGTCACAGGGCGTGGTTCATATGGTTCTCGCAAGGTCCTTTACAGATCACCGTTGGTTACGACATGCATGATGAACTAAAGTTTAATACGTTGACCTAGTAATGTGTACTGGTGACTGCACACAGGTCAATGTAAaagagatatgttagtacaagATGTTTCATCACAGTAGATATTGTGTTCACGAATTGACACTTTATACACACTTGTACTCACTTTTATTGTGACATGACTCATTAATGCCACTTTTTGACCATtgcaatgaaaacatttctaaaGAAAGTAAAAAATCAAAAGAGAAACGGGTCCAACTTCTTTGAAAGCATGTTGCAACCTCGTATGGGAGTACATTTATAATCACATAGACAGTTATTTGGGGTTAAATTAATTATTACCCCTACATATCGCATCTAAATCTTCCAAGCTATTTTGCCTATTTATTACATACAGGTCTAAACTTTGGTGTATATGAAGAAGCTGACACCATATTGACACgtttatcattattgttttgttatggGATATCGTTActcatacatcatgtatatttattatcttttcatgtttttgttctATTTCTGCCAAGTGTACCGGATATTTTGACTCACCAAAGAACTATGGGTAATCGTGCGTACttttttcaaaatggcagcCTCCAGGGTAAAGTCGTGCAGTTCGTCGTCATCGGAGTTCGCTGTTGTAGTGGCCACAGAATTTGCTCAGAAAACAAGGTATGGTTTCCTGTTGTACGATGTTTTAGTATACTTGCCACAGCCATCTTCGaatttatattgtaaatttcTGAAGTGATCAAGTACACAGTTCGTGTATATGCGCGTGTGCATGAAGCTCCGGATTAGTCCTGCTGcttgcttgcagacggtgcacggtaACCCTCAACACCGGGGGACAATtctcagaatcgagtcccgaatgaccccgtatgcaagcaggactatagtACTACCAGTGTTACAGTCTTACTCTTAggtgcaataattgtagcgtttgtaGTGATTTTGAGTTTTTCCcacaggcactcaaatcaatgtgtagaaaaaaaaatgtattgtatgtaaataagacccgtcttacatacatatttttttttttttaaatcatacacattgattctaGTGCCTGTGGCAGGATTCATGTGATATTCTCCTAGGAAAACAACAACTAAGCAATAATATGTGTCCCTGTGGTCCTACTGTCATACTTATGGAAAGGGTAATCATTTTGTCTGCAAGAAGGATCAAGTAGTGTGTAGATGTTGTAATTTGCAGTGGGGTACAAATATTGCAGTGCTGAAGCCAAAttgcaaattacaaataaataaatatatatatatatatatatatatatatatatatatatatatatatatatatatatatatatatatatatatatatatatatatatatatatatatatatatatatatatatatatatataactattacgctctgccactgcggtatagagcactgtcttatagcagattgatactcaccgagttatatatatatatatatatatatatatatatgtatatatatatatatatatatatatatatatatatatatatatatatatatatatacatatatatatatatatatatatatatatatatatatatatatatatacatgaatatatatatatatatatatatatatatattgtttttggAAATAATCAAAGCTTTTCTCATCATTGATAGGCATAAGCTTGAAGAAGATGGTCTGTGGGACAGCAGTAGGCGTTTATTGAAACTCAAAGATGGCAAAGTAGCAATTCCTATAACTGAAAGTGGCAAAGACATTCTGAGTAGAGAGGACAGTGAACCCAGTCATACCATAGAAAAATTGTCATTGCCACAGTCAAAGAAAAACTTGATAGTTACACCTTTTCAGAAATTGGTACAGGCTGTCAGACAGTACTTGACATCAGAAAATATCCAATTTGATAAATCGATAGAAGATGATATAGCAAGACATTGGGAGATCCATGGAGATTTAGTCATGTTACCAGATAACACATTTACATTGACAGTATGGATGAATATGGGGCAAAGATTCTGGAAGACAGTTGCTGATGCTTTGGATGTAGCTCGTGTTGCTAGAAAACAAAGAGTGACTACTGATGGATTCAGAACTCCATCAGTTCAGTTGTTGCTAGGAGACACAGGATGGGTTCAGCACATTGATAATGGAATAAGGTattgaaaatagaaataaaaaacacCATTTTTATTGTTGTGGAATATGCCATAGTTTGGTTATACCTGTTTTGTagctattttgtattttgttagaAGCTGCAAGTAGACTAAAAAAGGAGGACAGGGAAAATGGGGGCGTAAAAGAACTAGATTTGCACTGCTGAGGATGTCATCTACTTCAACAATGGAACACAGGGAAAGAACAATTTCATAAATATGGTACAACTTTCAAATATTCAGGCCCACACAATTGGTCAAAGCCTTTTTGCAGATCAAATTCTGTTTTGGAATAgcaatagcactcctagtggtgaGACAgtatcttttgtctttctgtaaTTTTGCGAAGGACATGTGACATGGTTTCTCATTGCTTGGACCCTTGTTCTTCAAAACCATGCACTCCAAGGACAAAATTGTACTAGTGTTCCATTTTTTATAAACAAAACCACCCTGTTGGGACCACCACAAAACCATTAAAGCGTAGAGAATTGTTTAGTACAATAATAGCTGTAGTTTACATTCTAAGTGTGATGTCATTTATGTTATTTTCTGTTATGTTTTTGTTGCCATAGCTACTCCTATGATGTTACCAAATGCATGTTTTCCATCGGCAATATAACAGAGAAACTTCGCATTGCAAAGCTGAACTGCGATGGCGAAACAGTGGTGGATCTTTATGCAGGTAAGGAGGCTCCTCATTTCACACTGCCATATTTAGTCCATGTCAATGCATCAATGGTACACACCTGactctatacatacatgtgttggttatttcacattatttagTCCATGCCATAGGATCAATGGTACATACACATCTCTCTGCACACAGGTATTGGTTATTTCACACTGCCATATTTAGTCCATGCCAATGCATCAATGGTACATTACCTGTCTCTCTGTACACAGGTATTGGTTATTTCACGCTGCCATATTTAGTCCATGCCAATGCATCAATGGTACATGCCTGTGAGTGGAATATCCATGCTGTAGAAGCCTTAGAGAAGAATCTtgaattgaatggtgtaaaagATAGATGTGTCATACATGTGGGTGACAATAGAAAGGTGAGAGGTCAAAGTTTAAAAGTGAATGGTATGAAAATAGCTGTGTACCACATGTAAGCAACAAATGAAAAGTGATAGGTGAAAGGTGAATTGCACGCATGATAGATACGCCATTCATGTTGGCAACTATAGACAGATGTGAGGTCAGAGGTTAAATTgaatgacataaaatatatCCACGGTACTACCTGGGCAAGAATAGAAAGCAAATTGTGCGAAATTCAGTTATGTCATACATGCAGGTGACAATAGAAAGGTGAGAAGTCAAAGGTTATGGTTAGAGAGATGTCATGCATCTAAGTGACAACAGAAAGGTTAGTCAAGGTTAAGGGTGGAATAACCGATTTCAAACATAGATGTACCTTTCGAACGCAAATAttctaaatttaaaaattgaaaaaatcaTTTCATAGATAATAATCACCTTTAAACCTGCACCAGCTGCAACTGGGGGATTTTTCTACATCAAAGAACCAAAGatacattcactaaaaatttgccagttacttataaaaagggacattgtatttgttattaATGGTCAATATTATTGTTACATAGTGTAGTGGTAAGTGTAAGTCTTGAGAGAAAACTTGCTTTTGAATCTGTCGCCATGATCACACTATGATAGCTGTAACTGGACCACAATATATTGACTGATAATTGTTACAACGCCAAtgattagacattgtacatgttaattagtggttggtacataagcagtacagaaataggttgaaattgtgatagCTGTTGAGAGTTCTGATTTTTGCTGGGTAGTGgacccaaaaattaatttgattggattggattggattatCGTGTATAGAGCtgcaaaaatatgtttatccacaggtgatgcaatactgttcttgacgtacgatattatgagtaagttattgtacataataaaacacttttttttaaacgttccagttgcagttagtgcagctGTAAAAAGATTGTGATCAGAATATCAGCCAAGGGCTTTATATGAATGATATTCTTTATTTTCAGGTGTGTCCAAGGGGTGTTGCAGACAGAGTTAATTTAGGGTTGATACCCAGTTCAGAGATGGGATGGACAGTGGCCTGCAGTGCTCTAAAACCACAAACTGGGGGagtattacatatacatagtaATGTTAGCACACACAATGTGCACAACACTGGTTGGAGGAATGAAACAATAAAGGCAGACATGTCAACAAACAGAAGGGTTTCTCATCCATTCCAATCAACTGAGCATGCAGAGAAGTGTGATACCTTGGATGGATCTCCTGTGCATGCCCAAAGCTACTCTTGTAATGACAGTTGTACAGAGCATGTGCTTTCACAAACTATGCATGCAGATGATGATAATTTGTGTGCTCATATGCCACAAAGTAGCAAAAGTGTTTTGTCTAATGACCTCTATGTCAGCAGCTTTGAAGTGAATTCTGAGTGTAA
This region of Glandiceps talaboti chromosome 4, keGlaTala1.1, whole genome shotgun sequence genomic DNA includes:
- the LOC144434197 gene encoding tRNA wybutosine-synthesizing protein 2 homolog; translated protein: MAASRVKSCSSSSSEFAVVVATEFAQKTRHKLEEDGLWDSSRRLLKLKDGKVAIPITESGKDILSREDSEPSHTIEKLSLPQSKKNLIVTPFQKLVQAVRQYLTSENIQFDKSIEDDIARHWEIHGDLVMLPDNTFTLTVWMNMGQRFWKTVADALDVARVARKQRVTTDGFRTPSVQLLLGDTGWVQHIDNGISYSYDVTKCMFSIGNITEKLRIAKLNCDGETVVDLYAGIGYFTLPYLVHANASMVHACEWNIHAVEALEKNLELNGVKDRCVIHVGDNRKVCPRGVADRVNLGLIPSSEMGWTVACSALKPQTGGVLHIHSNVSTHNVHNTGWRNETIKADMSTNRRVSHPFQSTEHAEKCDTLDGSPVHAQSYSCNDSCTEHVLSQTMHADDDNLCAHMPQSSKSVLSNDLYVSSFEVNSECKVEGSFAPDTNKQYINRLWHHWACHVANSIHKILVEIHRNEWNVDILHIEHVKSYAPHVDHLVVDIQCKPTAQ